One window of the Mangifera indica cultivar Alphonso unplaced genomic scaffold, CATAS_Mindica_2.1 Un_0020, whole genome shotgun sequence genome contains the following:
- the LOC123205974 gene encoding uncharacterized protein LOC123205974 isoform X2, with translation MELCSDSQFSGHSQSEVRFIRGMDSVVATVSGYNGSERFNLIKLISETGASYVGAMSRSTTHLVCWKFEGKKFDLAKKFKTIIVNHRWVEDCIKQRKRVPEAPYMLQCGRELGPLSLELPIVIKKHSVFSDKSYHRLGDYEKEDVMDSEGADLAAWTDSFLLDENFLLKFEKRNDNSQKSKAKPLKRTSRKEKQSSVRYCFQEPPLSGSYGESSSDSSMHSTRGKRKISKHHEPSTSCLRSEREKRKISMDISTTLAKPSGKGRRLLKKNIGENFLESTLSDSDLEGNLIIRTGGTSNDRFHQLGEIDEGFQDSQDILERNHSHGLDRILSNGCSDFENLNGHVKDADQTEHVNRLPTSMELSCVICWTEFSSTRGILPCGHRFCYSCIQNWADHMASMRKISTCPLCKASFVSITKVEDADTCDQKIYSQTVPCAQPRMDIFFVTDQDRTSIGAQPSLLPSCSECRSREPEELLVRCHLCQIRCIHSYCLDPPLFPWTCIHCKDLQMLYLHSY, from the exons ATGGAACTCTGTTCCGATTCTCAATTCTCTGGCCACAGCCAATCTGAAG TTCGGTTCATCCGAGGAATGGATTCGGTGGTGGCGACGGTCAGTGGTTACAACGGCTCGGAGCGGTTCAACCTCATCAAGCTGATCTCTGAAACTGGTGCTAGTTATGTTGGTGCCATGTCAAGATCAACCACGCATTTG GTGTGCTGGAAATTTGAAGGAAAGAAATTCGATCTTGCGAAGAAGTTTAAAACGATAATAGTTAATCATCGTTGGGTTGAAGATTGTATAAAGCAAAGAAAACGTGTCCCTGAAGCTCCTTATATGTTGCAATG TGGACGAGAGCTAGGGCCTTTGTCGTTGGAATTACCAATTGTAATTAAGAAGCATTCAGTATTTTCTGACAAATCCTACCATAGACTGGGAGACTATGAAAAAGAAGATGTTATGGATTCCGAAGGTGCTGACCTGGCTGCTTGGACTGATTCTTTTTTGTTGGATGAG AACTTTTtactgaagtttgaaaaaagaaaCGATAACTCTCAGAAATCAAAGGCAAAACCATTAAAAAGAACTTCAAGGAAGGAAAAGCAGTCAAGTGTCAGATATTGTTTTCAAGAGCCTCCTTTATCAGGATCG TATGGAGAGTCAAGTTCTGATTCTTCAATGCATTCTACGAGGGGGAAAAGGAAGATTTCAAAGCATCATGAGCCAAGTACTTCCTGTTTGCGTtcagaaagagagaaaaggaagatATCCATGGACATCAGCACCACTTTGGCTAAACCTTCTGGTAAAGGACGGAGACTTCTAAAGAAGAATATTGGTGAGAATTTTTTGGAGTCTACACTTTCAGATTCTGATCTAGAAGGGAATCTAATAATCAGAACTGGAGGAACATCTAATGATAGGTTCCATCAGCTTGGTGAAATAGATGAAGGTTTTCAAGATTCTCAGGACATACTGGAGAGAAATCATTCACATGGTCTGGACAGAATTTTAAGCAATGGGTGCTctgattttgaaaacttaaatggACATGTCAAAGATGCCGATCAGACTGAACACGTTAATAGATTGCCTACTTCAATGGAATTATCATGTGTTATATGTTGGACAGAATTTAGTTCAACCAGAGGAATTCTGCCTTGTGGACATCGATTTTGTTATTCATGTATCCAAAACTGGGCCGATCATATG GCTTCAATGAGAAAAATTTCAACTTGTCCTTTGTGCAAGGCCAGTTTTGTGAGCATCACAAAGGTGGAGGATGCAGACACTTGTGATCAGAAAATTTATTCCCAAACGGTTCCATGTGCACAGCCTAGGATGGATATCTTCTTTGTCACAGATCAAGATAGAACCAGTATTGGTGCTCAG CCCTCTTTACTTCCATCATGTAGTGAATGCCGTTCACGGGAACCAGAGGAGCTTCTCGTCAGATGCCATCTATGCCAAATTCGTTGCATTCATTCTTACTGTCTGGATCCCCCTTTGTTTCCATGGACCTGCATTCATTGCAAGGATCTCCAGATGCTTTACCTTCACAGCTACTAA
- the LOC123205974 gene encoding BRCT domain-containing protein At4g02110-like isoform X1 — protein sequence MELCSDSQFSGHSQSEVRFIRGMDSVVATVSGYNGSERFNLIKLISETGASYVGAMSRSTTHLVCWKFEGKKFDLAKKFKTIIVNHRWVEDCIKQRKRVPEAPYMLQCGRELGPLSLELPIVIKKHSVFSDKSYHRLGDYEKEDVMDSEGADLAAWTDSFLLDENFLLKFEKRNDNSQKSKAKPLKRTSRKEKQSSVRYCFQEPPLSGSVSMEYGESSSDSSMHSTRGKRKISKHHEPSTSCLRSEREKRKISMDISTTLAKPSGKGRRLLKKNIGENFLESTLSDSDLEGNLIIRTGGTSNDRFHQLGEIDEGFQDSQDILERNHSHGLDRILSNGCSDFENLNGHVKDADQTEHVNRLPTSMELSCVICWTEFSSTRGILPCGHRFCYSCIQNWADHMASMRKISTCPLCKASFVSITKVEDADTCDQKIYSQTVPCAQPRMDIFFVTDQDRTSIGAQPSLLPSCSECRSREPEELLVRCHLCQIRCIHSYCLDPPLFPWTCIHCKDLQMLYLHSY from the exons ATGGAACTCTGTTCCGATTCTCAATTCTCTGGCCACAGCCAATCTGAAG TTCGGTTCATCCGAGGAATGGATTCGGTGGTGGCGACGGTCAGTGGTTACAACGGCTCGGAGCGGTTCAACCTCATCAAGCTGATCTCTGAAACTGGTGCTAGTTATGTTGGTGCCATGTCAAGATCAACCACGCATTTG GTGTGCTGGAAATTTGAAGGAAAGAAATTCGATCTTGCGAAGAAGTTTAAAACGATAATAGTTAATCATCGTTGGGTTGAAGATTGTATAAAGCAAAGAAAACGTGTCCCTGAAGCTCCTTATATGTTGCAATG TGGACGAGAGCTAGGGCCTTTGTCGTTGGAATTACCAATTGTAATTAAGAAGCATTCAGTATTTTCTGACAAATCCTACCATAGACTGGGAGACTATGAAAAAGAAGATGTTATGGATTCCGAAGGTGCTGACCTGGCTGCTTGGACTGATTCTTTTTTGTTGGATGAG AACTTTTtactgaagtttgaaaaaagaaaCGATAACTCTCAGAAATCAAAGGCAAAACCATTAAAAAGAACTTCAAGGAAGGAAAAGCAGTCAAGTGTCAGATATTGTTTTCAAGAGCCTCCTTTATCAGGATCGGTTAGTATGGAG TATGGAGAGTCAAGTTCTGATTCTTCAATGCATTCTACGAGGGGGAAAAGGAAGATTTCAAAGCATCATGAGCCAAGTACTTCCTGTTTGCGTtcagaaagagagaaaaggaagatATCCATGGACATCAGCACCACTTTGGCTAAACCTTCTGGTAAAGGACGGAGACTTCTAAAGAAGAATATTGGTGAGAATTTTTTGGAGTCTACACTTTCAGATTCTGATCTAGAAGGGAATCTAATAATCAGAACTGGAGGAACATCTAATGATAGGTTCCATCAGCTTGGTGAAATAGATGAAGGTTTTCAAGATTCTCAGGACATACTGGAGAGAAATCATTCACATGGTCTGGACAGAATTTTAAGCAATGGGTGCTctgattttgaaaacttaaatggACATGTCAAAGATGCCGATCAGACTGAACACGTTAATAGATTGCCTACTTCAATGGAATTATCATGTGTTATATGTTGGACAGAATTTAGTTCAACCAGAGGAATTCTGCCTTGTGGACATCGATTTTGTTATTCATGTATCCAAAACTGGGCCGATCATATG GCTTCAATGAGAAAAATTTCAACTTGTCCTTTGTGCAAGGCCAGTTTTGTGAGCATCACAAAGGTGGAGGATGCAGACACTTGTGATCAGAAAATTTATTCCCAAACGGTTCCATGTGCACAGCCTAGGATGGATATCTTCTTTGTCACAGATCAAGATAGAACCAGTATTGGTGCTCAG CCCTCTTTACTTCCATCATGTAGTGAATGCCGTTCACGGGAACCAGAGGAGCTTCTCGTCAGATGCCATCTATGCCAAATTCGTTGCATTCATTCTTACTGTCTGGATCCCCCTTTGTTTCCATGGACCTGCATTCATTGCAAGGATCTCCAGATGCTTTACCTTCACAGCTACTAA
- the LOC123205957 gene encoding protein trichome birefringence-like 19 yields MKLHFPRNQTTQRTPKIVLLISFTLVLLSIISLNCPYPKNISLPSKSSSSSFSNNISPSDDQNDDQKSVPDQIKDFFNSRKSCDIFSGEWVPNPEAPYYTNTTCWAIHEHQNCMKYGRPDSEFLKWKWKPYGCDLPVFNPAQFLEIMRGKSLAFVGDSVARNQMQSLICLISRIVYPEDVSYTSNENFKRWLYKSHNFTLAMFWTPHLVRSKQADHNGPTNTGLFNLYLDEFDEEWTTQIDDFDYVILSSGHWFFRPMVFYEDGQVVGCKYCLLENVTDMPMYYGYKKAFRTAFKVINSLKNYNGITYLRTFAPSHFENGLWNEGGNCVRTRPFRSSETRLEDVNLELYMIQLEELKIAEGEGRKTRKKFRLLDTTQATLLRPDGHPSRYGHWPHENVTLYNDCVHWCLPGPIDTWNDFFLEMLKMEGIESYQEKLYPVANDRKMKFR; encoded by the exons atGAAGCTTCATTTTCCCAGGAACCAAACAACCCAAAGAACCCCAAAAATAGTCCTTCTCATATCCTTCACCTTAGTTCTCCTCTCCATCATTTCCCTAAATTGCCCTTATCCAAAAAACATTTCTTTGCCATccaaatcttcttcttcctccttcaGCAACAACATTTCTCCGTCGGACGATCAAAACGATGACCAGAAATCTGTGCCTGATCAAATCAAAGACTTTTTCAATTCTCGTAAATCCTGCGATATATTTTCCGGCGAATGGGTGCCGAACCCTGAAGCGCCGTATTACACAAACACAACGTGCTGGGCGATTCATGAACACCAGAACTGCATGAAATATGGGCGGCCGGATAGTGAGTTCTTGAAATGGAAATGGAAGCCATATGGCTGTGATCTTCCTGTTTTCAATCCTGCTCAGTTCCTGGAAATCATGAGAGGAAAATCTCTTGCCTTTGTTGGAGACTCCGTCGCCAGAAATCAAATGCAGTCTTTGATTTGCCTCATTTCCAGG ATTGTATATCCTGAAGATGTTTCCTACAcatcaaatgaaaatttcaaacgTTGGCTGTACAAATCCCACAACTTCACACTGGCCATGTTTTGGACACCCCATTTGGTGAGGTCCAAGCAAGCAGACCACAATGGTCCAACTAACACAGGCCTCTTCAACCTCTACCTTGACGAATTCGATGAAGAATGGACAACCCAGATTGACGATTTCGACTATGTCATCCTCTCCTCCGGCCACTGGTTCTTCCGCCCAATGGTTTTCTATGAAGACGGCCAAGTAGTCGGCTGCAAATACTGCCTCCTGGAAAATGTCACAGACATGCCAATGTATTACGGATACAAAAAGGCCTTCAGGACGGCCTTTAAGGTCATCAACAGCCTGAAAAATTACAATGGCATCACTTATCTCAGGACTTTTGCCCCATCACATTTTGAAAATGGACTGTGGAATGAAGGGGGAAATTGTGTGAGAACAAGGCCATTTAGGAGCAGTGAGACTAGATTGGAGGATGTGAACTTGGAGCTCTATATGATTCAATTGGAGGAGTTGAAGATTGCTGAGGGAGAAGGGAGAAAAACTAGGAAAAAATTTAGGTTACTTGACACGACACAGGCTACATTATTGAGACCTGATGGTCATCCTAGTAGATATGGCCACTGGCCTCATGAAAATGTGACATTGTACAATGACTGTGTGCACTGGTGCCTGCCCGGACCGATCGATACGTGGAATGATTTTTTTCTGGAGATGTTGAAGATGGAGGGGATTGAATCATACCAGGAGAAGCTCTACCCTGTTGCCAATGACAGAAAAATGAAGTTCAGATAG
- the LOC123205953 gene encoding protein trichome birefringence-like 19: protein MVHVSEFHPGKNLSHSTTSKVLLLCLIVFLLPVIYLFFANSSSTPWLNFKFYVDNINQGKKCNMFKGKWIPSRQEPYYTNATCFGIHDQQNCMKFGRPDREFLKWRWKPDNCELPPFDAKCFLEIARGKSLAFVGDSLGRNQMESLFCLLSSVSNPEYVFHKTNKFISWLFRDYNFTLASFWAPHLVKTIDAGPNGPTYNRLMKVYLDKADDSWETEIETFDYVILSAGRWFYGPQIFYENDEVIGCHECKRDNIEKLSMFYGYRRVFRTTFGTLMRLERFKGVIILNTLSPPHFENGEWNKGGNCNRTKPFLKKVKGLDGGDLEMYLTQIDELRIAQREGRKKGVKFWLLDATAAMLMRPDGHPNHYGHWPHENVTIADCVHWCMPGPVDTWNEFLLQMLRMYDS from the exons ATGGTTCATGTCTCTGAGTTTCATCCTGGCAAAAATCTGTCACACAGCACCACAAGCAAAGTTCTTCTCCTTTGTCTCATTGTTTTTCTCCTTCCTGTAATCTATCTATTCTTCGCCAACAGTTCCTCGACGCCATGGCTGAACTTTAAATTCTATGTTGATAACATCAATCAAGGGAAAAAATGTAACATGTTTAAAGGAAAATGGATTCCTTCTCGTCAGGAACCTTACTACACTAATGCAACTTGCTTTGGAATTCATGACCAGCAGAATTGTATGAAGTTTGGGAGACCTGACAGGGAGTTTCTGAAATGGAGATGGAAACCTGATAACTGTGAGCTTCCTCCCTTCGATGCGAAGTGTTTCTTGGAGATTGCGAGGGGGAAGTCTCTGGCATTTGTTGGAGACTCACTGGGAAGAAACCAAATGGAGTCATTGTTCTGTCTCTTGTCAAGC GTGAGCAATCCTGAATATGTTTTCCACAAAACAAATAAGTTCATAAGCTGGCTGTTTAGAGACTACAACTTCACTCTGGCATCCTTCTGGGCGCCTCACTTGGTTAAAACCATCGATGCAGGTCCCAATGGCCCAACCTACAATCGCCTGATGAAGGTTTACTTGGACAAGGCTGATGACAGTTGGGAAACTGAGATTGAAACATTTGATTATGTGATCCTCTCAGCTGGAAGATGGTTCTATGGACCGCAGATTTTCTATGAAAATGATGAGGTTATTGGCTGCCATGAATGCAAAAGAGACAACATCGAAAAGCTGTCGATGTTTTATGGATACAGAAGGGTGTTCAGAACTACATTTGGTACTTTGATGAGGCTTGAAAGGTTTAAGGGtgtgataattttgaacacatTGTCGCCGCCTCATTTCGAGAATGGAGAGTGGAACAAAGGGGGGAATTGCAACAGAACAAAACCCTTTTTGAAGAAAGTAAAAGGACTAGATGGAGGAGATTTGGAGATGTATTTGACTCAAATAGATGAACTGAGAATAGCTCAAAGGGAAGGGAGGAAGAAAGGAGTGAAATTCTGGCTGCTAGATGCAACTGCAGCCATGCTTATGAGGCCAGATGGACACCCCAACCATTATGGACATTGGCCACATGAAAATGTCACCATTGCTGATTGTGTTCACTGGTGCATGCCTGGCCCTGTTGATACATGGAATGAGTTCTTGCTTCAGATGTTAAGAATGTATGATAGTTAA
- the LOC123205936 gene encoding protein trichome birefringence-like 19, whose amino-acid sequence MKACATELSGKVSPYNTQRKVLVLVLILILFAIIHLLANNCQSPLLFLYFKTRDVGAVTLEKKCDIFSGRWVPHPEGPYYSNESCHLIIDQHNCMKLGRPDKEYMNWRWKPDECELPLFNPTQFLEIVRGKSMAFVGDSVGRNQMQSLLCLLSGVAYPEDISDKYSSNTDYFKRYFYADYNFTVATLWSPFLVKSGDADPDGHSLNSLMSLYLDEADEAWANEVENFDYVIVSAGQWFFRPLIYNENSQLIGCHKCYIKNMTAIPKYYGYRMAFRTAFRTLQSLKNYKGITFLRTFSPSHFENGDWNKGGNCARTRPFTSQEMKLEGYAMEFYLTQVEELRAAEKQGKSRGLKFLLLDATEIMLLRPDGHPNKYGQSPHKNVSVNDCVHWCLPGPVDSWNEFLLYMMKAEGQSSV is encoded by the exons ATGAAGGCTTGTGCCACTGAGCTCAGTGGGAAGGTCTCACCTTACAACACTCAGAGAAAAGTTTTAGTACTGGTTCTTATCTTGATTCTCTTCGCGATTATCCATCTCCTTGCAAATAATTGTCAGTCACCTTTGCTATTTCTTTACTTCAAAACTAGAGATGTCGGAGCCGTCACACTGGAGAAGAAATGTGACATTTTCAGCGGAAGGTGGGTCCCTCACCCTGAAGGGCCTTACTACTCAAATGAAAGTTGCCATCTGATAATTGACCAGCATAACTGTATGAAGCTTGGAAGACCTGACAAGGAGTACATGAACTGGAGGTGGAAGCCTGATGAATGTGAGTTACCTCTGTTCAATCCAACTCAGTTCCTTGAGATTGTTAGAGGGAAGTCAATGGCATTTGTTGGGGATTCTGTGGGGAGGAACCAAATGCAATCACTGTTATGCCTCTTATCCGGT GTGGCATATCCAGAGGATATTTCTGACAAATACTCGTCAAACACGGATTATTTCAAACGATATTTCTATGCTGATTACAATTTTACTGTAGCAACACTCTGGTCTCCGTTCTTAGTTAAATCAGGTGATGCAGATCCTGATGGTCATTCCCTCAACAGCCTCATGAGCCTCTACTTGGATGAAGCTGATGAGGCATGGGCAAATGAAGTAGAAAATTTTGACTATGTGATTGTTTCAGCTGGACAATGGTTCTTCCGGCCTTTGATATACAATGAAAACAGTCAGCTTATTGGGTGccataaatgttatataaagaACATGACAGCCATTCCCAAGTACTACGGATACAGAATGGCCTTTCGAACTGCCTTTAGAACTCTTCAGAGCCTGAAGAATTACAAGGGTATAACATTTCTAAGGACATTTTCTCCCTCTCACTTCGAAAATGGTGATTGGAACAAGGGAGGAAATTGTGCAAGAACAAGGCCATTTACAAGCCAAGAAATGAAGTTAGAAGGGTATGCAATGGAGTTCTACTTGACACAGGTGGAAGAACTAAGGGCTGCAGAGAAACAAGGGAAAAGTAGAGGCTTGAAATTTCTATTACTTGACGCTACTGAAATAATGCTGCTTAGGCCGGATGGGCATCCAAATAAGTATGGACAATCCCCACATAAGAATGTTTCAGTGAATGATTGTGTTCATTGGTGTTTGCCAGGCCCAGTTGACTCCTGGAATGAGTTTTTGCTTTATATGATGAAAGCTGAAGGTCAGAGTTCGGTTTAG